The following are encoded together in the Malaya genurostris strain Urasoe2022 chromosome 3, Malgen_1.1, whole genome shotgun sequence genome:
- the LOC131433813 gene encoding uncharacterized protein LOC131433813, whose translation MPPKKMREVVPPVNTSCKKCSFPDNSRMVQCDDCNDWYHYDCVQVDDEVSDYDWSCDDCVTKKAQPAGTSTPVSPSKQEPIVDKAILTGRKANVAETGDNASNFVTRDTEITPPSADNVENVKLRRDIEELRHLFEAQRIKFAQHIGMLEDQKNTIIHNELSRLQVQWNERESQLQKEIDNLKGQGLPANTQQNETVKSNASASSKRTIKDRKRRLAALKERQALERKHLEEQLKLSDELNSYSENENTDEDEHDSGSKQKIDEWLRDQSCSYTSGASNDTLSVTLNETTENDHRTTRDSSQVNRIPTKYQLAARQAVPKELPTFSGEPEDWPLFHATFESSTTTD comes from the coding sequence ATGCCACCAAAGAAGATGCGAGAGGTAGTGCCGCCGGTGAACACAAGTTGTAAAAAATGCAGTTTCCCGGACAATAGCAGGATGGTACAATGCGACGACTGTAACGATTGGTACCACTACGACTGCGTACAGGTGGATGACGAAGTTTCCGATTACGATTGGAGCTGTGACGATTGCGTGACTAAAAAAGCCCAGCCGGCAGGAACTTCGACACCTGTTTCTCCTAGCAAACAGGAGCCAATTGTAGATAAAGCGATACTTACTGGTCGCAAAGCCAATGTAGCAGAAACCGGAGATAATGCAAGTAACTTTGTTACCAGAGATACGGAAATTACACCACCATCCGCTGACAATGTAGAAAACGTTAAACTTCGACGAGATATCGAAGAGCTGCGTCACTTGTTCGAAGCACAACGTATTAAATTCGCGCAACATATCGGTATGCTAGAAGATCAAAAAAACACTATAATCCACAACGAACTCTCAAGGCTTCAAGTACAATGGAACGAACGTGAGAGCCAACTCCAGAAAGAGATAGATAATCTTAAAGGTCAGGGCCTGCCTGCTAATACGCAacagaatgagacagtaaaatcaAATGCGAGTGCATCATCGAAACGCACAATCAAAGACCGAAAACGACGTTTGGCGGCTCTGAAAGAGCGGCAAGCACTGGAAAGAAAGCATCTCGAAGAGCAACTCAAGCTGAGTGACGAATTAAACAGTTACAGCGAAAATGAAAATACCGATGAAGATGAACATGATTCTGGCAGCAAGCAGAAAATAGATGAGTGGCTGAGAGATCAAAGTTGTTCATATACATCCGGAGCTAGTAATGATACTCTATCCGTGACTTTAAACGAAACAACGGAAAACGACCACCGCACGACAAGAGATTCATCTCAAGTCAATCGAATCCCTACAAAGTATCAGCTAGCAGCTCGTCAAGCTGTGCCCAAGGAACTGCCTACCTTTTCTGGTGAACCTGAGGACTGGCCTTTATTCCATGCAACGTTCGAAAGTAGtacaaccacagactaa
- the LOC131433814 gene encoding uncharacterized protein LOC131433814 yields MIQKIRNQPTLKIEKLNTMIDFGISVQNLCATIQACELDEYYYNVTLLQELEDKLPPTIKLSWALTRKPLQKVKITDFNEWLKTIVEAACEITTPDLSAVCVGKTDKKKIQGFLNVHSEYSSEETFKTANPVCVVCHEDYDGSSSTLIEQELYNELGLEGSPQPLCLNWTGGTSRWERNSVKLTAEISSVHNPDKRFCLRDIHTVGELNLPEQSLSIENLAKKYKHLIGLPIRSYARVTPKILIGMNNCRLGHVLDSREGNEIEPSAAKTRLGWIVYGPCSSSSDSSLIKPVSHSSYHICECNKNNDDALHSAVKEYFALDSMGVISPRKILQSKEDERALYLLQQCTRLKNGKYESGLLWKYDDIRLPNSREMALSRTKCLEKRMTREPELAHLLRSKIIDYENSGYIRELTPQELTIPRPRVWYLPIFTVINPNKPGKLRIVWDAAAKVRGVSLNSQLLKGPDLLNSLVSVLFKFREYKIAITGDIREMFHQVKMNENDQHCQRFFWPTEKGEFREYIMTVLSFGATCSPSTTEYCMNLNAERFANKFPDAFEAITKQHYVDDMLASVERVEEAIDLARDVHYIHSQAGFEIRNWHSNSDYVLKKLGTVYSEEKSLNINADTSFEKILGMWWNTKTDCFTFKVSPRHDSDLLSGRKAPTKRETLRTLMTIFDPLGLIANFLMYLKVLIQEVWRSGLGWDDEISGILLHKWRLWLRVLPEVQQVSVPRCYRKCTSASDDTNMIELHTFVDASENGYAAVSYFRFHEGDNVECAIAGAKTRVAPLKLVTIPRLELQAAVLGARLAKTIAEQHKRTIVRRYFYTDSKDVMHWLNSDHRRYSQFVAARVSEILESTITCEWYWLSTKLNVADEGTKWQKLPDLSPNSRWFKGPDFMWTKTVNWSIHNNGFGSTTEELRPSIFHHTVSAPVISWERYSSWNRLLRAVAWAKRYVVNLHSKVRHKQLQYEPLSSEELQGAEACIYQLAQKEIYPEDYLFASPSFKLNAYERHVAKGQLYKLRPIMDERQVLRIPGRIDECKFVSETVKNPILLPRQHYITTLIVDEFHKRYHHQNHQTVLNELKQKFYIPRVRTLYTRIRRNCQLCKIRNAMPQPPMMSNLPAARLAVYARPFSFIGIDYFGPQQVVLGRRVEKRWGVLITCLTVRAIHIEIAHSLTTDSCIMAIRNFMSRRGIPLEIYSDRGTNFIGAERELKEALKTVDQDRMVKVFTTCSTRWVFNPPASPHMGGSWERLIQSVKKGLEQIKPQRTKWFLPVKPIQEGDIVIIVDPVLPRSCWPKGRVLSVSQSKDGQVRSAVVQTSVGVMERPAVKIAVLDIVAT; encoded by the exons ATGATTCAGAAGATACGGAATCAACCGACACTAAAAATCGAGAAATTAAATACAATGATTGATTTCGGTATTTCAGTACAGAACTTATGCGCAACCATACAAGCCTGCGAGCTTGATGAATACTACTACAACGTGACGCTGCTCCAGGAGCTCGAAGACAAGCTTCCACCAACAATCAAGCTTAGTTGGGCGTTAACGCGCAAACCTCTTCAGAAAGTAAAAATTACGGATTTCAATGAATGGCTTAAAACCATTGTTGAAGCTGCCTGTGAAATTACAACCCCAGATCTATCTGCCGTATGCGTCGGGAAAACTGATAAAAAGAAAATCCAAGGATTCCTAAACGTCCATTCCGAGTACTCGTCCGAGGAAACGTTCAAAACAGCTAATCCAGTCTGTGTGGTCTGCCACGAAGACT ACGATGGATCATCATCAACCCTGATAGAACAAGAACTTTATAATGAGCTAGGACTGGAAGGTTCCCCTCAACCACTTTGTTTAAACTGGACAGGTGGAACAAGTAGATGGGAAAGGAACTCGGTTAAGCTAACTGCCGAAATATCCAGTGTGCACAACCCTGACAAACGTTTTTGCCTGCGCGATATTCATACAGTTGGAGAACTTAATCTTCCAGAGCAGTCACTGTCGATTGAAAATTTGGCTAAGAAATATAAGCACCTGATAGGACTTCCGATCCGCTCATATGCAAGAGTCACACCAAAAATACTGATAGGCATGAACAACTGTCGGCTCGGCCACGTACTggacagtagagaaggcaatgAAATTGAGCCATCGGCTGCTAAAACTAGGCTGGGTTGGATTGTGTACGGCCCATGTTCTAGCTCAAGTGATTCCAGTTTAATTAAACCTGTATCCCATAGTTCATATCATATTTGCGaatgtaataaaaataatgatgACGCTTTACACTCAGCGGTCAAAGAGTATTTTGCCTTAGACAGTATGGGAGTTATTTCACCTCGAAAAATCCTGCAATCAAAAGAGGACGAACGCGCCCTATACCTTCTTCAACAGTGCACTAGGCTTAAGAATGGCAAATATGAGAGCGGTTTACTTTGGAAATACGACGACATTCGTTTGCCAAACTCAAGAGAAATGGCACTATCAAGAACGAAATGTCTCGAAAAACGTATGACTCGCGAACCAGAACTCGCGCATTTGCTCAGGTCCAAAATTATTGATTACGAAAATAGCGGCTATATAAGAGAATTAACCCCTCAAGAGCTAACGATACCGCGACCGAGAGTATGGTATCTCCCAATATTTACCGTCATCAATCCAAACAAGCCAGGCAAGCTTCGCATTGTTTGGGATGCGGCAGCTAAAGTTCGAGGAGTATCTCTCAACTCTCAACTTTTAAAAGGTCCTGACTTACTGAACTCCTTAGTTTCAGTACTATTCAAGTTTCGAGAGTATAAAATTGCTATTACGGGGGACATAAGAGAGATGTTTCATCAAGTGAAGATGAATGAAAATGATCAACATTGTCAGAGATTTTTTTGGCCCACTGAAAAGGGAGAGTTTCGCGAATACATTATGACGGTGCTAAGCTTTGGGGCTACATGTTCTCCGTCAACGACTGAATACTGCATGAACCTCAATGCCGAAAGATTCGCAAATAAATTTCCAGATGCTTTCGAGGCTATTACGAAGCAACACTATGTTGATGATATGCTAGCGAGTGTGGAACGAGTCGAGGAAGCAATTGATTTAGCGAGAGACGTCCACTACATCCATTCGCAGGCGGGGTTCGAGATAAGGAATtggcactcgaattccgattacgTTTTAAAAAAACTGGGAACGGTCTATTCCGAAGAGAAAAGTCTTAACATAAACGCAGACACCTCTTTTGAAAAGATACTTGGCATGTGGTGGAATACGAaaacagactgttttactttcaAAGTGTCACCGCGACACGATAGCGATTTACTTTCGGGACGGAAAGCTCCCACTAAGCGCGAGACTCTTCGAACTCTAATGACTATTTTCGACCCTTTAGGGTTAATTGCCAATTTTTTGATGTATTTGAAAGTGCTAATTCAGGAAGTGTGGCGGTCTGGTCTGGGATGGGACGACGAAATAAGCGGCATACTTCTACACAAGTGGAGACTATGGCTTCGAGTGCTCCCAGAAGTACAACAAGTCTCTGTTCCTAGGTGCTACCGCAAATGCACTTCCGCGTCTGATGATACTAACATGATTGAGCTTCACACCTTTGTAGATGCGAGCGAAAACGGCTACGCCGCAGTATCGTATTTCAGGTTTCATGAAGGCGATAATGTAGAATGCGCAATCGCTGGAGCAAAAACTCGTGTAGCACCTTTAAAGCTCGTTACTATACCTCGTCTTGAACTGCAGGCAGCAGTATTAGGAGCACGTCTGGCTAAAACCATCGCAGAGCAACACAAACGAACGATTGTAAGGCGCTACTTTTATACAGACTCGAAGGATGTCATGCATTGGTTAAACTCGGACCATCGACGTTACAGCCAGTTTGTGGCCGCACGAGttagcgaaatactcgaatccaCCATTACATGCGAATGGTattggctttcgacgaaattgaATGTGGCAGACGAAGGTACAAAATGGCAAAAGTTGCCCGACCTTTCACCGAACAGTCGCTGGTTTAAAGGCCCCGATTTCATGTGGACAAAAACCGTTAATTGGTCAATACATAACAACGGTTTTGGATCAACAACTGAAGAGTTACGTCCTAGTATTTTCCACCACACAGTGAGCGCTCCAGTAATCTCGTGGGAACGTTACTCGAGTTGGAATCGATTGCTGCGCGCGGTTGCGTGGGCAAAACGATACGTAGTAAATCTTCATAGCAAAGTGAGACACAAGCAACTACAATATGAGCCTCTATCGAGTGAAGAACTACAGGGTGCTGAAGCTTGCATCTATCAATTAGCCCAGAAGGAAATATATCCCGAAGATTATTTGTTTGCCTCCCCTTCTTTCAAGTTAAATGCGTACGAACGTCACGTCGCAAAAGGTCAACTGTACAAGTTACGTCCAATAATGGACGAAAGACAAGTCTTGCGTATCCCAGGACGAATAGATGAGTGCAAGTTCGTTAGCGAAACGGTGAAGAACCCTATATTGTTGCCCAGGCAGCATTACATTACAACGCTTATAGTAGACGAATTTCATAAGCGTTATCACCATCAAAACCATCAAACAGTGTTGAACGAGCTGAAACAAAAGTTCTACATTCCTAGAGTACGCACTCTGTATACTCGTATAAGACGGAACTGTCAGCTATGCAAAATACGAAACGCGATGCCGCAACCTCCAATGATGAGTAACCTTCCAGCGGCTAGATTGGCTGTTTACGCGAGACCCTTCTCATTCATAGGTATAGACTATTTTGGACCGCAACAAGTAGTATTAGGACGACGAGTAGAAAAACGCTGGGGAGTACTAATAACGTGTCTCACTGTTCGAGCCATCCATATCGAAATAGCCCACTCTCTTACGACAGACTCCTGCATCATGGCAATTCGTAATTTTATGTCAAGAAGAGGAATACCACTGGAAATTTACAGCGATCGAGGAACGAATTTCATCGGTGCTGAACGAGAACTCAAGGAAGCCTTAAAAACAGTAGACCAGGATCGAATGGTGAAAGTCTTCACAACGTGTTCAACGCGTTGGGTATTCAACCCCCCCGCCTCGCCGCATATGGGAGGCAGTTGGGAACGGCTGATACAATCCGTTAAGAAAGGACTCGAACAGATCAAACCTCAAAG AACGAAATGGTTTCTGCCAGTAAAACCTATTCAGGAAGGCGATATTGTAATAATCGTGGATCCCGTATTACCACGAAGCTGCTGGCCAAAAGGTCGAGTGCTATCCGTTTCACAATCTAAGGATGGCCAAGTACGCAGCGCAGTAGTTCAAACATCAGTGGGTGTAATGGAGCGACCCGCGGTTAAGATTGCAGTACTGGACATCGTGGCAACTTAG